TTTCCTTCTGCAGCGAGGATCTGATGGGGAGCCCGGGGAGGATGGGGAgctgcccacagccctgccacGCACTCAGGGACCCGTGCCCGCTGCCGTGCCTCCCCGCGCCCGCTGCCCACCGCgtttccctctgctcccagccgcCGCCGTGCCCCTCGCCGGCAATTCGGGCGCAGGAGAGGAGCGAGCAGCCACCAGCCCGGTGCCAGcacgcgccccccccccgcgccgaGGGCGACTGCATGCGCTTGTCCCCACGCTTTGCTTTTCCGTCCTTTCGCCGTCTCCCCAACGCGGCCcgcggggctggaggaggtgcCGGTTTCGCTGCCCGGCGTTTGCCGAGCCGTGGCAAGCCGCGGTTCATCgccccggggctcggggctgcaggaggagcggTCCAGCAGAAGGACTGTACATAGGTCATTCCCCTCCAGGACGGTCCTGTTCGTTCCCTCGTTGCTCTAGGATTAAACTGACCTAATTTATTGAAGGGGTGCTATCTCGTTCATTCCCACCGACGGGTTTctcagctgcaggagagccGTGTTGCGGGACAACGCCGAGCAGCTCTTTGGTTAATTCCTGACGAGCCCCCGTGGCCGGGTCACGGGGCCCATTTCTCAGCCGTTCCCCCCATTCTTTAGGATGTTCACGGTGCTTCTTAGACTCCTAGTGGTTGTAAGACGTCGTCCCCACTGTACCGCGATGAtagctgcctccagctgctgtaCTACCGAGAAGTGTCATGTTTGCTGTTCTAATAAAGGACTTTTATGAGAGAAGGGCAGAGCTTCCCGGAGCATCTCTgcgccgccgcagcccccccctGCGTCCATCTCGCCCCCCCACCATGGGTCACCGCAGCGGCACCACGCACCCCTGCGGCCCCCAGCCCTCAACAACACCGTGCCAAATCCGAAAGGATCTGAAGGGCCAGCCGTCCCCAAATGTCCTTCCCCAAGCCTTTCCCTCTCCAAGCACACCCATTATGAGTTACTTTGGAAACGCCAGCACCACCCCGGTGAAGGAGGGCCGGCACCCAGCGGGACAGAGGATTACCGGGGCTGGGTGCGGGTGGCTGCTCGGGGTGGTCCCTGCAGCCAGACCCTGCTTGGTTGCCAAATTTTAGCAAGGACGggtggagaagagagaaaataacctAGAAATAAAGTGATTTCAAGAAATTCAAGTGGGAGCCCAGCGCCCTGTTGCAGTGCTGGCAACATTAAAATCCCTTGAGGGGCTTTTatggaataaaaatgctaagggatggtggtgctggggctgtttCTGAAGTCGAGACCCCGTCTCAGCAGCCTGAGAGGGGTTTGCTGCTGGGGTATCTGTGTCTGCTCTGAGTTTTGTAAGAGGGCCACAGGGAGGTTTTCACTGTTACGGCCTCTGAGCTCATCGTGGGCTGGAGTCCAGGGCTAAGGAATCGCTGCTGCCTTGCATTACTGCCTCAGGACGATGCTCATCCCTTCCAGACGGGCAACGTGCCCAGGACACCGCAGATGCAGGAACCTCTGTCCCCGGTGCAGCACGTAGCCCAGCCGGtaatttggggtgggggagcccctgaggggccgggggcagcaCCCAAGGGCGAGGGCAGAGCCTCCTGCGGGaccagcaccagctgcacaGCACCACGAGCCTTTTCCAGGCACCCAAATTCACCATCCCCAAGCTTCCACCCAATAATCCTTTAATTTATCCTGTAAAAAATCAGGAGGATCGGTCGCCTTCCCTCTTTCCCACGCCGCACGTGTTCCCAAACAGCAGCGGGTTTggcttttctctcccttctgccGTGCCTGGGCAGGGAAAAACGCCCGGAAAGCCTGCgcagagctggctggaggaagaggaagaggaagaggagttGCGTTGCTCGCCGATAGCCGGGCTCTGGCCCTCCGGAAGAAGCGCGGGCAGGAGCCGGTGCAGGGCAGAACCCGGCAGCGGGACGCGGAGACGGGACCCGGCCCGGGAGGTGCtgaggggggctgaggggggccCGGAGCTGAGCAGGGGGGTCctgggggagtggggaggggagaggggaaaagggagggggagcggggaaaagggaggaggggaaggggaaaaggggaaggggagaagagaagggggtgcaggggaagggggtgcagggcaaggggagaaaaaggggtgcaggggaaggggggtgcaggggaagggggagaagggaaaggggagcagaggagggggtgcaggggaaggggagcaggtgaaggggtgcaggggaaggggtgAAGAGGAAGGGGTACAGGGGAAGGGGGTGCAGGTGAAGGGGTGCAGGGGAAGtgggtgcaggggaaggggagcaggggaagggaagaagggaaagggggagcaggggaaggtggagaagaggaaggggagaaaggcAAGGGGTGCAGGGGAAGTGGGTGCAGGGGacggggagaaggggaaggggagaaggggaaagcgtgcaggggaaggggggaaaggaCGGGGCGAAGGGGAAGggggtgcaggggaagggggtgcaggggaaggggagcagggaaaggggagaagggaaaggggagaagggaagggaacggGGAAAGcgtgcaggggaaggggagaaggagagaaggggaagggggagcaggggaagggaagatggGACAGGGGTGCAGTGGAGGGGGGATGTAGGGGaagggggctgcgggcaggggggCTCGGGCAGCGCCCAGACCGTGCTGGCAGCGCGGCGCTTCCCCTTTGGGACCGGAGGCggtgcttcccccccccccttccccggttcctcccccggccgcccggtgccgccccccccacccctcccaccctccccgcGGGGCCCCGTGGCCGCGGCGCCCGCCCCACGCgtgggcggccccggggcggtgCCGGCGGAGCGCGGTGGGtgcccgctgccagccccgtcCCTGCGTGTGTGTCCCTGTGTGTCCCCGTAGTGTCCCCCCGTGGTGTCCCCCCGCGGTGTCCCCCCGCGGTGTCCCCCCGCGGTGTCCCCGCAGCGATGTCGCGGCCGCTGTCGGACCAGGAGCGGCGGAAGCAGATCAGCATCCGCGGCATCGTGGGCGCCGAGAACGTGGCCGAGCTGAAGAGGGGCTTCAACCGGCACCTCCACTTCACCCTGGTCAAGGACCGCAACGTCGCCACCCCCCGCGACTACTTCTTCGCCCTGGCGCACACGGTGCGCGACCACCTGGTGGGGCGCTGGATCCGCACCCAGCAGCACTACTACGAGCGGGACCCCAAGGTGGGTGGGGGGGCACCCGGCCCCCGGAGGAACCTCGGCAGCCCCCCCGGGAGTGGTGGGCAGCTCCGGGCTTGGAGGGTTGGAGCCCCCTCGGCACCCCTTGGCCCCCTTTGGCACCCCTTGGTACCTCTCGGCACCCCTTGGTACCCCTCAGCACTCTGGCACCCCTTGGCACCCTTCAGCACCCCTCGGCACCTCTTGGCACCCCTTAGCACTCCTCGGCACCCCTCAGCACCCCTTGGTACCCCTCAGCATTCCTTGGCACCCCTCAGCACCCTCCGGCACCCCTCAGCACCCCCTGGCATCCCTCGGCACCCCCTGGTACCCCTCAGCACCCCCTGACACCCCTCACACCCTTTGGCACCTTTCAGCACCCCTCAGCACCCTTTGGCACCCTTCAGCACCTATTGGCACCTCTTGGCACCCCTCGGCACCCCCTGGCACCCCTTAGCACTCCTCAGCACCCCTTGGCGCCCTTTAGCACTCTGGCACCCCTCAGAACCCCTTGGTACCCTTCAGCACCCCTGGCACCCCTCGGCACCCCCTGACACCCCTCGCACCCTTCAGCACCTCTCAGCACCTCTTGGCACCTCTCAGCACCCCTTGGCACTCCTTGTCACTCCTCGGCACCTCTTGGCACCCCTTAGCACTCCTCAGCACCCCTTGGCACCCTTTAGCACTCTGGCACCCCTCAGCACCCCTTGGTACCCTTCAGCACCCCTTGGTACCCCTCAACACTCCTTGGCACCCCCTGGCACTCCTCAGCACCCCTCGGCACCCCCTGGAACCCCTCAGCACCCCTCGGCACCCCCTGGCACGCCTCAGCACCCCTCGGCACACTTTGGCACCCctcggcccccccggccccgcacagCTCCCCGCCGTCCCCGAGCAGGCGCCGCCGTCCctttgctttgcaaaacaaacagcgCGGCTGGGCCGCAGCGCGGGGCGCAGCATGGGAACGGCGTGGGAGCCGCCTGCCAAAAGCACAGCGAAGCCTTCTAGGGTGAATtagctgcagagagaaaagagccCGAAACAGGCCACGGGCAGACCTCGGCTGGCACGGGCGCCGTGGCGGGGCCGAGCCCGAGCGATGCGGCGGGTGCGGGAGTTGCTGCGCCGCCGGTGTGCGCCGAGCAcggggctctgcctgctgaggGATTAAGCCCTAATCCCTTCCTGACACCTGCCTGGCCCTGTCGGCTCCGATTTATTCCCGTGCCCCCCTCGCTGGCGCCGCACCGGCCGGTGGGAGCTGGCACCCCCTCCCCGCGGGGTGAAAAAGCCTGCTCGAGGGATCGGCCGCCCCCGGCACCGCCGGCACCGGCCCAGCCAGCGCCCGAGGAGGTCCCGGGGAAACCTGCGGAGTCAGcggcctcctccagccccaatCCTGCCCTAAAACCCGCCGGTGCTGACACCAGGGCTCGGCTTGGGGCGGCTTACACAAGCCTCCGCGTTAGCGGCCACGTGCCCGGCGGGGTCTGCGGCACCGCAGCCATCCCCAAAcccccctggggctgcagggcccgAGGAGGCCGGGTGCCCCCCCGGCACCAGTTCTGGTTTTCTGGCTTGCTTTTGCAGCTCGGGGTGACATTAGGAAACGGCTCCTCTTTAAAGTTTAACTTTGTACCGCAGTGCCCTCGAGGTGACCATCCCGGAGCTGTCGCCGCTCTCGGGCAAACAAAGCGGCGCTGTCCTCCTCCCAGCCCGCAAAACAACAGCGGGGCCGGGCCAGCgtggggtgggagggcagggatggggctgggggttcACTGGTGGGCtccttctgccagctgcagggacGTGCGAGGTGATTTCTGAGGCAAAATGGGAGGACAGGCCCTGCAGGGGAGCCGCAGCCCTAAAATTCCCCTTGCAAGCCGCACTGCGAGTCGGGTTTTTTCGTCTTCCAAGTCAGATAACAGCGGGTGGGAGCTGCGGGGGGGGTTGGCtgagctgcctccagccctgccagcactgACCGTGGGCTGTTTCCTCTCGCAGAGGATTTATTACCTCTCCCTGGAGTTCTACATGGGGCGCACGCTGCAGAACACCATGATCAACCTGGGGCTGCAGAACGCCTGCGACGAGGCCGTCTACCAGGTGAGCACCGGGCGGCCTGGCCACGCATCTTGGCTTGGGGTGAAgaccctgcagccccacagatGATGCCTCTGCAGGTAAACGCTGCCCGGGAGCAGAAGCCAGGGCATACCCTGGAAACACCTCAGGCCGcatccagcaccagcagcaaagGGGCACGGGCACCTTCGGGGGCTGCTCAGCCCGCACTGCCAAGTGCCAGCGGGACGGGGAGTCGAGCTCCTGCTATCAGCTGCCTCCCAGGTGGCACACACGAGGCCGTTGCTCGCTGTAACCTGTGGCAGAGGGTTTAAAACCTTGTCCTCCCTAAACCGGTGGCACTGGCACGCCGGTGCCACTCATCACTGCGTGGCGCTCGGGCTGGTGAAGGTTTTTTTCCACCCTGCCCTGTGCTCGTGCCCCGCCTGACAAACACCATCGTGCACGGCTGGAGCAGTTGCACAACAGCAGGAACAGGTTTCAAACAAATATGTTCAAAGGGAGAGCAGCTTATTTttagggctttttattttttttaacctgttaaCCTTGCAGTGAGGGCAACAGCCCAGCCAGGGGCAGGTTTGTAAAGGAAGAGATTGGGATGTTACGTAGCAGTTGTGTAGCTGTGCTACAAACCCAAATgctaaacatttctaaaataaaatgcttggcATAATGGGAATcacttaaaacatttctgtaggtGTTCAGGGCTTTCAGTGCAATTCGGTGCTGAGAAACACCAGCgaggggctggtgctgctgggctttCCTGTAGCCGACCGGTTTGGGAGAAGCTGGCAGACCCGTTCTGTTTGGCGAGGTGGGAAGGGGTGGCTCAGCctgctttatttcctgctgAGCTGCCCGAGGAGTTTTGCATAGGCAAAACCTCTTCCTCGATGGTGTTGCGGGCTGGAAACTTGGCATTTGCTTGCGCAGGTGCTGTGGCCGCGTCTCTGCACGTCTCTGTTGCAGGAGCATGAGTCGGGGGGCAGCCCGGGTGCctgccccagagctgggggtcctgggggccTCTCACCCCGGTGCTTGTCCACGCGAGGGGAAGGACGTGGGTGTCCCTTGTAGAGGCTGGTGGAGTGGCCCGAACACCAGGGAGGGTCCCTGCCCTGCATtgggcagcacccaggggtgcgGGGTGGGCTCTCAgacagcccccagcctgtcACCTCCCCTTGTCTCTAGCTGGGGCTGGACATAGAAGAGCTGGAGGAGATTGAGGAGGATGCCGGTCTCGGCAACGGCGGCCTCGGCCGGCTTGCAGGTGAGGAACCCCCAAAAAGATCTTGTCCCCTGGGTGGCAGCGCACAGCCGGCATCAGCTGCGGGGTGGCACCCGCGCCCCGGGGGTTCCCTGCTCCAGGCACGAGCCAGGCTGCCGACCTGTGCTCCCCTGGGGGAAGGAGCCGGTGTTCTCCTTGCTCCATGCGTTCCCTGTCGTTGGCAGCCTGCTTCCTCGACTCGATGGCGAcgctggggctggcagcctaCGGCTACGGCATCCGCTACGAGTACGGCATCTTCAACCAGAAGATCCGGGACGGCTGGCAGGTACGACGGGGGCGCGCGGCCCTCGCCTGCCCCCTGGCACAGCCAAAGCcctgagccctgcctgcccctcaagccagggctgctggagccagAGCTGGTGCTGTCGTGTTTAAAGCTCTCCTCGGGTGGTCTTCTGGCTCCGGGGACACCTTACAGTGCCTCAAGGGGCTGCGGGACAGCTGGTGAGGGAGTCTGTGTCAGGGGGTGTGGTGGTAGGACAAGGGGTGATGgtttttaactaaaagagggaaggtttaggttagatatgAGGAACAAATTCTTTACTCTcagggcggtgaggccctggcgcaggctgccccgaggagctgtggctgccccatccctgggggtgccccagaccaggctggatggggctgggggcagcctgggaggggtccctgcccatggcagggggctgtaaggccccttccaacccaaaccatcctgtaTTCCATGATTCCATTTTCAAGAGCAAGTGACACTTCTTAAACCAGTACAAGCACGTAGCCCCCGGCTCACCGCCCCCGTTAGCTGCCTGGTGCGGAGGGCAGCAGAGCCGCCTTGCAGCACACTGCTAATTAGCAGAAAGCTGCAAGTCATCGGCCTGACTTGCTTTCCTTCCGTGTCCGTCTTGCACCGAAATCCCTCCTCCCGGGGCTGTGCGGATGCCGTGAGTCACGGCCCTGCCGGGAGCGGGGAACATTTTGGGAGGAGCAGAGGGGtcgctgctcctgccctggcccTGAGCTCTGTGTGCCAGGCGAGGCTGAGACGTCTCCTCCAGGCAGGGAAGGGGTGGTTTGATGGAGACGGGGAGGCCAGGCAGGCCGGAGCCGCTCGCCCAGCGGACAGATGAAGAGCAGGGCGATGTCTCGGGCTGCCATCCCAGCACGGCTCATCCCCTGCGGCCCTTATGCAACGCCCGTCTCCCGCAGCCCTCCTTTGGCAGTGTCAAAGGTGACGGCTAATCTGGACAGGGACAAACCCGCTTCATTAAACCCGGCAGAGGCTTAGCCTCCGATTACAAGGCCCTCCAATTACAAGACCCAGAGGAATCGGTGCTTTAGGCCGCACGGAGCTGGCCGCGGCCCCTTTGCCACCACCGGGTGCCGGCGGCAGGGCTCGTCGCCATTTCGGGTGGCCCTGTCAGGGCTCGTCCCCAGCTCTGGTGGCCCCGTCACCACCGCTGCTCCCTCGGGCAGGTGGAGGAGGCCGACGACTGGCTGCGGCACGGCAACCCCTGGGAGAAGGCCCGGCCTGAGTACATGCTGCCCGTGCACTTCTACGGCCGCGTGGAGCACTCCGGCACTGGCGCTAAGTGGGTTGACACCCAGGTATGGGTCACAGCCTGGTGGCTTGTCCCCTGGTTGGTGGGTCTGTCCCCAAAACCATGGGTTGTCCCATGCCCTAAAGCACCTCCAGCAGGGCTCGGTGCAGTGCACGGCCTGACCTGACAGCTGAAATCGGGCTTCTCCTGGCCCTCACAAGCACCTCTCCATCTCTGGGGGGCTTCTGGCAAACCACAGCCAGGGGAGCTGGGGTGTCCCCGGGGTGGGACCGTGCATGCAGCCCCACAAGGGCTGTAAGGGTGGGTGCAACCCCAAGATCCCTCCCTGGGGCTTGTTTGGGATGGGAGGGCTCTGTcaggacatggggacaccgGCCATGGTCTGTGCAGCTTGCCAATGCCCTAGGTGGTGCTGGCGCTGCCCTACGACACCCCGGTGCCCGGGTACATGAACAACACCGTCAACACCATGCGGCTGTGGTCGGCTCGGGCGCCCAACGACTTCAACCTGCGGGACTGTAAGTgggggccggcgggggccgAGCGGGACAGGGCGCAGCGGGGTCACCCCCAccctgtccctctgctcccccgCAGTCAACGTCGGGGACTACATCCAGGCAGTGCTGGACAGAAACCTGGCTGAGAACATCTCCCGCGTCCTCTACCCCAATGACAACGTAAGTTGGGAACTGGGGGCATTTTAAAGATGGCTGGAGAGTGTGTGTTGTGCTGCAGAGGGGCCTTGGGGTGGGCTGCAAACCTCCAGGTGCCCTTGGCCAGGGATCGCTGCGGCAGAGATGAGCCCATGCCTGGGCACAGCAAGGAGAGGAGCACGTCCTGCTGAATAAGTATTCCTCAAAtctcaaaatataaaactgGGGCAAACTCCAGCATGGCTGAACACTGCTGGGACCTGGGTGGCATTTCCCTGCCACTCGGTGCTGGCCCGCGACTGGAGGCGATGCCTCGAGCTGCTCTTGCCACCCTAACCCCATTGCTAGGGGCGTTCTTCCCGCATGGCTGCTCTGCCGTGCACAGGGACACAACACGATGTGACACGACGTGACATGATGCGATGTGACACGAGCCCTTCCCTGGGTGCGGCGGCAGCCGTGCACAGTAGCGTGTTCGGGGGCACGGCGCAATCCCGccggccccagcagcaccccgcTCCTCTCGCTGGCAGTTCTTCGAGGGCAAGGAGCTGCGGCTGAAGCAGGAGTACTTTGTCGTGGCCGCCACCCTCCAGGACATCATACGCCGCTTCAAAGCCTCCAAATTCGGGAGCACAGACAGCGTCCGAACCGTGTTTGAAACCTTCCCCGACCAGGTACGGGTTGGGGTTGCTCCAGTGCATGCCTCCCAGCTCAATTTGCCACCCCCCTGCTCTGTGCCCGGCTCTGGGCAGGTTTTGTGGGCTCCACAGGGTGCCCGCGTGCCACCCGTGTGTCCCCCAGGTGCCACCCTCTCCCTGCAGGTCGCCATCCAGCTGAACGACACGCACCCTGCCATGGCCATCCCCGAGCTGATGAGGATTTTTGTGGACATCGAGAAGCTGCCCTGGAGCAAGGTtgggagcagcagcatggcTTTCCCTGCACCGGGTGGCAAAGCACACCCCCTTCCCCATGTACTGGGACGGTTCCCCCACTAGCACCATTAATTAACCACCACACAGGAGTGGGAAGGATCCGGCCAGCGGCTCCCACACCGCACAGGAGCTCAGGCAGGCGCCGGGGCCGGCAGCATTGCACTGCCGGTGGCTTGGGAGCAGCCGGGTGCCAGCACCCACGGGCACCCCCCTTCAGCCCGCCCGCCCAGTGGAACCAGTTCTgtggcacctggagcactgggGTTGGGTCTCACCCGTTGCATTGAAGTCTTCCCTTTCCCAtcttccccatcccctgctcctCTTGCTGGAGAGGGACGAGCCTGGCCCCGCTGCCCACCCCTGTGGCGCTGGGGGCCGTGGGTTGTGGAGGAGCCACGGGTGGGAGGGCCACGGGTGGGTGCTTGCACCCCGCCGGGTGCTCAGGGCTTGCCCACGCTGCGCTGCCGCCCGCAGGCCTGGGACATCACCAAGCGGACGTTCGCCTACACGAACCACACGGTGCTCCCCGAGGCCCTGGAGCGTTGGCCGGTGGACCTGGTGGAGAAGCTGCTCCCGAGACACCTGCAGATCATCTACGAGATCAACCAGAGGCACCTGGACGTGAGTGCGCCCCGGGGCTGGGTGGTACACGGTGCGCCCCGTGCCTGGGTCAGGTTCTGGGTGGTTCTGGCACTCATTTTTGGCACAGGAACCCGGTGAGGTGAGGCAAGgcccctcctgccagcctcGGGCTccccagaggggctgggggctcctcggggacatctccagcagccgcctggccatggggctgggcaccctgctggggctggggggcacatGGGCACCCAGAGGTGCTGCCAACCCCAGCCACCCCGTGACTTTATTGCCATCCTGCACTCAGTGGCTGCTTTAAAGGCCTCACCCAGTGCCCCAGGGCCTTTCCTGGTGGCATTTCTTTGTTCCTTAACCACTAAATTCGTCTCGGGGAAGGATGAGGATGGGGGTATGGCGGAGCTGGTGGCTTGGCCTCCTGTGCTGCAGTTGAGCTGGAACAGCCCTACAggtgccccccagccctcctctgtGGGGCCAGAGGGGTCTGCATGTCCAGAGACACCCGCTGGTGTCACAGGAGGCAGAAGGGCAGCAGACGAGGTGGTTCACCTGGAGTAAAAGCCATCACCCTGGAGGCATCAAATGCATGGGGACACCGCGTGGCCCATCGTGTGGGACGTCCCCATGGCACTGCTCACCCCCCTGCCTCCACCCGCAGCACATCGCTTCCCTCTTCCCCACCGACATGGACCGGCTGCGGCGGATGTCCCTGATAGAGGAGGGAGGCACCAAGAGGATCAACATGGCTCATCTCTGCATCGTCGGCTCCCACGCCGTCAACGGCGTGGCCAAGATCCACTCCGAGATAGTCAGGACTGAAGTGtaagggtggggggggaggcA
This Cygnus atratus isolate AKBS03 ecotype Queensland, Australia chromosome 5, CAtr_DNAZoo_HiC_assembly, whole genome shotgun sequence DNA region includes the following protein-coding sequences:
- the PYGL gene encoding glycogen phosphorylase, liver form, which encodes MSRPLSDQERRKQISIRGIVGAENVAELKRGFNRHLHFTLVKDRNVATPRDYFFALAHTVRDHLVGRWIRTQQHYYERDPKRIYYLSLEFYMGRTLQNTMINLGLQNACDEAVYQLGLDIEELEEIEEDAGLGNGGLGRLAACFLDSMATLGLAAYGYGIRYEYGIFNQKIRDGWQVEEADDWLRHGNPWEKARPEYMLPVHFYGRVEHSGTGAKWVDTQVVLALPYDTPVPGYMNNTVNTMRLWSARAPNDFNLRDFNVGDYIQAVLDRNLAENISRVLYPNDNFFEGKELRLKQEYFVVAATLQDIIRRFKASKFGSTDSVRTVFETFPDQVAIQLNDTHPAMAIPELMRIFVDIEKLPWSKAWDITKRTFAYTNHTVLPEALERWPVDLVEKLLPRHLQIIYEINQRHLDHIASLFPTDMDRLRRMSLIEEGGTKRINMAHLCIVGSHAVNGVAKIHSEIVRTEVFKDFAELEPEKFQNKTNGITPRRWLLLCNPGLAELIAEKIGEDYVRDLSQLAKLHEFVDDDLFIREVAKVKQENKVKFALYLEKEYKVKINPSSMFDVHVKRIHEYKRQLMNCLHIITMYNRIKRDPVKLFVPRTVIIGGKAAPGYHMAKMIIKLINAVAQVVNNDPVVGSKLKVIFLENYRVSLAEKVIPATDLSEQISTAGTEASGTGNMKFMLNGALTIGTMDGANVEMAEEAGEENLFIFGMRVEDVAELDKEGYDAQQYYDRLPELKQAVDQIKSGFFSSNEPDLFKDVVNMLFHHDRFKVFADYKAYVKCQEKVSELYLNSKAWTKMVIRNIAAAGKFSSDRTIKEYARDIWQVEPSDLKIPPPNEPREVAEDRTPNGTAARA